DNA sequence from the Cyprinus carpio isolate SPL01 chromosome B13, ASM1834038v1, whole genome shotgun sequence genome:
TACTCAGAATTACTCAGCAGCTCACTTCATGTAACTAGGATTAAATCAACAGTCAAGTTCTAAGTGCACTTACTTGGACTTATTGTATTCAAACTCTATATGTAGGCAGTCTTCAATGCCCACTTCCATTTTGATAGGGTTGTTGACGTCAGGGTAGGTGGCCAGCTGATGCACAATGAGGTCATACTCCTTCACCAAATCAGACAGCCTCCTCACAACTGTAACTTTAAGGAAATACCTGCAGAGACATGAAAAACACATATCCTTGTCTGACTTATCAAAAAAGATAAACAGTGTAAGCCAAGACAAATTTGAAAAGCTAACTGTGTGTTAAAGCAGCAGTCAAAagacaaattctgtcatttttctcaTTAATGATAAGccaggataataataatattaataataaaaaaaaaattaaagtcttCACTAACCTCAATCGCACATTCGCTCCAAAATAAGACTCATATGGCTTTTCCACCTGCATGAACTCAAAGTCATAGCTGCGGTTCTGTGTCAGCTCTCCGGGTAGAGCAAGCTCCTTAACAAGGTTTACAAACTCATGAGTGTTGCTTTTATCACTGAAGAGCTCTGCATGAagggaaacacacaaacacacacacttatgcagTGGCTAGACAGAAGAAAATAATACATTGCATGCAGCAATCTTGAGATTGCTGAGACAATCAGAATCACTAATGATACCTAAAAATTTCAGTTTCCAGTAattgcaagtaacacattgaattaaatgtaacattttgtagaaaaacagaaatggaattttcttgtaaaatttccaataacctttgttttatttacaactttaaaaaaaaaatcattttcccaGTGTGGGAAATAAAAGACCTTAATAATGAATTCAACTGGGGCACCATAACAGATGCCTCCCTCACAGAAATGTGTAAAGTAGTCTAGCTCCCTTTCCATGTGACAACCACATGCTCTCTATCCTAAGCTCTCAGCACAGTAGAACAGTGATACTGAAGCTGGTTTACTGCATGAATGCCTTGAGAAAAGAGAATAAGTGAATGTGTTGAGTTAACTCACCGATCTGTCCTACAAACTCAATGCGAATTCCCTGATGTTCAAGCCTTTTGCCTGTTTGTTTCACATTGATATTTACCTTGGGGTGACATAACACCATGCGTGTCAGTTGTCTTTGAAATGAAAAGACTTTAGGAAATGACTCACACAGGAGATGTCTACTTGCTCACCTTTCCTGAAACTGATTCTCcatcataaaacaaataatgcttCTCCAATTTCCCATCTTCAGTCTTCAGCTCggctgtttttctgctttcaGCATCGTTCAGAATGACATCGATTTCACACACTGGACCAAACAGACCTCCAAGGAAACTCTGAAAGAAAGACAATGTAATTcggttttttttaattcaccttGTTCACCatgtttaaatgattaaacaaatcatttaatatttatgtctttAGTCCCTGGCGAGTGATGGCTAAATTTAGGCTACTTTTACATTCTATTCTATGTATTTCTTTTATATGATTGAAGTTGTGATAAAAATGGAGGTAGTGACAAATTTTTCCTCCATATTGTCAAATCAAACTAACTGATTGGATAAGTCTGATATCATTTTCCCAGAAGATCGAgttgtgacagtaaaaacatatttcagaacTATTCTTTTTCCAcctgatgaataataaaaaacattgacagccaatcagaatccacccgaccttaaagagctcaagcatttaaagagGCGGACAACAtaaaagtgagtgacgtgacatacagccaagtatggtgacccatactcagaattcgtgctctgcatttaacccatccaaagtgcacacacacagcagtaaacacacacacacccacaccgtgaacacacacccagagcagtgggcagccattcatGTTGCGGCGCCCAggcagcagttgggggttcggtgccttgctcaagggcacctcagtcgtggtattgctgacccaagactcgaacccacaaccttagggttaggagtcaaactctctaaataCTAGGCCACAACATCCCCTCATATGTATGAATAATTAGCAAaaagatctataacatgcatttagaaaacagacaaggtgaattttaatttcatgtcaaCTTCATTTCACATACTTTGAGACAAAAACACTAAAGGATTTGCTAAAGGAGGCCTTTATTCAGCCCCCAGAAccatgtgaggcacgttttattatgaataCACGCACTTTATTTGACATCTTGTGGACTGTTTAACtacaacacccgctgactgcaatgatagagcttggaatagccaggacagtttttaatgtaactTCGACTGAATTCGCctcaaagaagaaagtcatattcacctaggatgcctcgagggtgagtaaaacacaggctaactttcatttttgggtgacctaaccCTTTAAGTATCATGTGCATTGCATTGCTCGATATGCATACGGAGAGAGGAAGCGCTGTAGAAACATTTACCAGTCTGTGCAAAACGGTTAACTTACAAATAGCTTCATTTTAGTGCAAAACAACATGAACTCGACATCTAGTTTGTATTCAACCTTCAACTTTACAGCTGTTTTTAAAAGACCTGGAGGACTTGCGTGGATGTAAGTTTTTAAAACAAGCTCAGAATGTACAAATGCTCCATTAGAGCTCATTTGTAAGGCCACTAGAGTCCGTTTACTGTGTTTTATCAGTGTTTATGACTGATAATGAGCAGCCTCCCCACCCAATCCTTCACGACTTCCATGGCCTACTTCAGATTGGATACACTGCAAACATGTTTGCCAGGACCGTGGGCTTTTACTCCAGAGGGAATAAGGCAGGCGGTgtagtaaatgcaaaaaaataaccaTTAATTGAGTCTGAATTAACGCTCACCATTTCAGCTGTGTAGCTTTAGCTTGAACACAGTTCTCCTGAGTACAGCTTCCGCTGGATCCCTGTTCCTCTGAGCTGGACGGACTGGGACCGACGGGAACACAGCGAGTGAGCACTGAAACATCAATCCTAACActgaacttcaaaataaaagtttttttttttttttttttttttgtaacattgtataaGCTTTTTGTGTGacttaaacaattattattatggttCACATAATTCTTATTTAGTTTGCATATATTcatgttataatataaaaatactagaATTTGTCTTTTTCCATGCCCCAAATGTTGGTAACAGGttggtgacaaaaaaaataaaaaaaaataaaaataaaataaaaaataattcctttCATGCATTATTTTGTACTCTATTTGTGTCtggtttgattttttaaataactgaattattaaatttattaattacaatttctgATGGTCAGAACAGTTTTATGACAATTTTGTATGCCACAATTTGTATTTGTGCCTTAATTAAATTCCATTTCATTTCAATGAAATTTCATTAATTGTTTTatgttctttataattttttactttttacattttactgaaaAGCCTTTAGTAGACTGTTGAGTGGCATGTTGCGTTGTGGTAAATTTACCCGATGTATTGTGACAACGTGCCTCACTATTGGtcacaaaaaaacctttaaaccTGCTCTTAGAAACCTACATGTTGTCATGTTgcaaagtaatatttaaaagcacgattttctttcttttgtatacaaataaaaaattgctaaaaataaatgtaacacttcTCCAAGCTTCTTCAGAATTATAttagcaacaaaaaaaactttccttgAACTTCCCTTGTAGTTGTGAAATCACTTGTTACACAACAGATGAAACGCTGCACAACACAAACTTCTTCTGATATCAGGCCAGCTATTCAAATGAAGTGATGGTCAGAGTTGAACAAAAGGCCAGCCACACAACACTAATGGAGCTGCAGATCTCTTTGGCTGGAATAGAAGAAACTGCAGATACTGATCTGTTTGGCTCTTGAGAGAGTGGCTGTCACTTCTGATAACTACACATCTGCCGTTTGCTACCTATGTGAAATGGCCCCATGAAAGTCCAGCTTTGAATCGAGATGAAAATCTCCTTTTGCTCCTGCAAAGTTACAAGTGTTGAATCTAAAGCGAGgaaaatattttactgtgttggtGTAACTTTGTAGGTGTAACAGAAACTGGGTGTAAATGGTTTCTGAAAGCAGTGTGTCATCTAACCACATGGCATTCTTTTGAATTTGCACATTTGCACCTTTTGAAAACAATTGTATAATGTTGCTCTACATACAGATTGATTCTAAACTTTATGTCTTTACTCTAGACGCTGAGAAACGGGTCATGAGATGCGAGTCCGGAAACACACAAGATAGAGTCAGCCAAAGTGTGATAATACACTTCTGGTAAAACAGGAAGCCTGAGTGGCTGACCTCATCTCATATTTAGAACATTTCTTCAATACAGTTCATTCCTCCTTTTTCTGGTGTAAAGTGCTTACAATAAGAGACAAATGCTTTATAGTTCAAaagttgtttctttatttttgaaagttcagaatatattacaaatacaatatggcaaaaaatatttttacaaaatgtacgTCTTGCTATCCAAACACTTTATTTAAGTTGCCCCTGCTGAATTTAGTAATATTTCCATTCCAAATggatttaaattattgttttaatacagaTCATAGGTCACACTGTGGACAtaaagagtaaataaaataataataatataaaagtttcaaAGTTGAAGAGCAAAGAAAAAGTAGATCCTTACAATGCAAACTGGAATACAATAAACTTTTGCAGAGCATGTCACTGTTTAAGAATATATCAATTATATCTGTGACCAAAAAAGCAGCATCCCGTGTGGTTCACAttgtacaaaaaaagaaaaagaaaaggaaaagaaaaaaaaagcccatgAGATATAATGTA
Encoded proteins:
- the LOC109082166 gene encoding vacuolar protein sorting-associated protein 26A-like; its protein translation is MSFLGGLFGPVCEIDVILNDAESRKTAELKTEDGKLEKHYLFYDGESVSGKVNINVKQTGKRLEHQGIRIEFVGQIELFSDKSNTHEFVNLVKELALPGELTQNRSYDFEFMQVEKPYESYFGANVRLRYFLKVTVVRRLSDLVKEYDLIVHQLATYPDVNNPIKMEVGIEDCLHIEFEYNKSKYHLKDVIVGKIYFLLVRIKIQHMELQLIKKEMTGIGPSTTTETETVAKYEIMDGAPVKGESIPIRLFLAGYDLTATMRDVNKKFSVRYFLNLVLVDEEDRRYFKQQEIVLWRKAPEKLRKRNFHQRYESPEPRPSLSAEQPEM